Proteins found in one uncultured Desulfuromonas sp. genomic segment:
- a CDS encoding methyl-accepting chemotaxis protein, protein MQLKSIQLKIALLTGVCLLLCAAILVGYSLTATHNTQAYVDEKVSGLLDEDAQVLLENSAKIAAFRIQQEFDVALNAARTMAQSFEMSKQVDDAGVPLLQLDRTAVNAILLNVLKHNENFNGTYSCWEPNAIDGNDDAFRVKRDGNNPQTGRFTPYWTRDDQGRIDVQHLVEYDSDALHPNGVAKGGWYHVPQATHNESVLGPLPYIVQGKKVWLATLSVPILYDGKFYGVAGTDYVLDFVQKLSVDGDRKLFDGQGEMVIVSNQGLIIAHSEQPQWIGQSFEVFDDTAAADLKVIQQGRAFVEQNAETGEIKAIAPIQLGNTGKPWAVIIRIHSDVVMAEAHALNKQLTELESRNINWLLIIGGGVTVVSIALLWFFAASLSKPVLSGVRLAEEIAQGRFNSRLKMTSQDEIGQLGRALDSMADSLQEKAGLAEEIAHGNLDVNVQLASEQDQLGLALQHMTNSLNDLLGQVSISVEQVAAGSFQVSDSSQTLSQGATEQASSLEQVTSSMQQVASQTDQNTENAREASRLSDEAKKSAGNGNGQMKEMVAAMGDIYESGQNISKIIKVIDEIAFQTNLLALNAAVEAARAGQHGKGFAVVAEEVRNLAARSAKAAGETAELIEGSVSKTQKGTEIAEKTAVALDEIMTDVNKVSALVGDIAIAAEEQAQGIGQINLGLGQIDQVTQQNTATAEESASASEELSAQAQQLKQMLSRFTLRTEKTPRAGQAGDGILKIGMD, encoded by the coding sequence ATGCAGTTGAAATCAATTCAATTAAAAATTGCCTTGTTGACTGGCGTGTGTCTGTTGTTGTGCGCCGCGATTCTAGTCGGTTACAGCCTGACAGCAACACACAATACGCAGGCGTATGTTGATGAAAAAGTGTCCGGGCTGTTGGATGAAGATGCTCAAGTGCTCTTGGAAAATTCAGCCAAAATCGCTGCTTTTAGAATACAGCAGGAATTTGATGTGGCTTTGAATGCGGCACGCACCATGGCACAGAGTTTTGAAATGTCCAAGCAGGTTGATGATGCGGGCGTCCCGTTGTTGCAGCTTGACCGCACTGCGGTCAATGCTATTTTGCTCAATGTGCTCAAGCACAACGAAAACTTCAATGGGACCTATAGTTGCTGGGAGCCCAATGCCATTGATGGAAACGATGACGCCTTTCGTGTCAAGCGGGATGGTAATAATCCGCAAACCGGGCGATTTACGCCGTACTGGACCCGTGATGACCAAGGACGAATCGATGTTCAGCATCTGGTTGAGTACGATTCTGATGCCCTGCATCCCAATGGGGTTGCCAAGGGGGGGTGGTATCATGTCCCCCAGGCGACACATAATGAAAGTGTCTTAGGTCCACTGCCTTATATCGTCCAAGGGAAGAAGGTCTGGCTGGCGACATTGTCGGTGCCGATCCTTTACGATGGAAAGTTTTACGGCGTGGCCGGAACCGACTATGTTCTCGATTTTGTCCAGAAGCTCAGTGTTGATGGTGACCGTAAACTGTTTGATGGCCAAGGGGAGATGGTCATTGTCAGCAATCAAGGGCTGATCATTGCTCACAGTGAACAGCCTCAGTGGATCGGGCAGAGTTTCGAGGTGTTTGACGACACTGCCGCCGCCGATCTGAAGGTCATCCAGCAGGGGCGTGCCTTTGTTGAGCAAAACGCTGAAACAGGTGAAATTAAAGCGATTGCCCCCATTCAATTGGGCAACACCGGTAAGCCGTGGGCGGTGATCATCCGCATCCACTCCGATGTGGTGATGGCGGAAGCTCATGCGTTAAACAAGCAGCTGACGGAACTTGAAAGTCGGAATATCAACTGGCTGCTGATCATTGGTGGCGGTGTGACCGTCGTATCCATTGCGTTGTTGTGGTTTTTTGCCGCGAGCTTGTCCAAACCGGTGTTAAGCGGTGTCCGCCTGGCAGAGGAGATCGCTCAGGGGCGATTCAACAGCCGACTGAAGATGACGAGTCAGGATGAAATCGGCCAATTGGGCCGGGCGCTGGACAGCATGGCCGACAGCCTGCAGGAAAAAGCCGGATTGGCCGAGGAAATTGCCCATGGCAATCTCGATGTCAATGTTCAACTGGCCTCGGAACAGGATCAGCTTGGCCTGGCATTGCAACACATGACCAACAGTTTGAATGATTTGCTTGGTCAGGTGTCCATCAGTGTCGAACAGGTGGCAGCAGGAAGCTTTCAGGTGTCTGATTCCAGCCAGACCTTATCGCAGGGAGCGACAGAGCAGGCCAGTTCACTGGAACAGGTCACCAGTTCCATGCAACAGGTCGCATCTCAAACCGATCAGAATACCGAAAATGCCCGCGAGGCCAGTCGCTTGTCGGATGAAGCTAAAAAGAGTGCTGGAAACGGTAATGGTCAGATGAAGGAGATGGTCGCGGCCATGGGCGATATCTATGAGTCGGGTCAGAATATCTCTAAAATTATCAAGGTGATTGACGAGATTGCTTTTCAGACCAACCTGTTGGCCTTAAATGCCGCTGTTGAAGCGGCGCGTGCCGGCCAACACGGCAAAGGGTTTGCCGTTGTCGCCGAAGAGGTGCGCAATTTGGCGGCGCGCAGTGCCAAAGCGGCTGGTGAGACAGCTGAGTTGATCGAGGGGTCGGTATCGAAGACGCAAAAAGGCACCGAGATCGCCGAAAAAACCGCTGTAGCTCTCGATGAGATCATGACGGATGTCAATAAAGTCAGTGCCTTGGTTGGTGATATTGCCATTGCTGCTGAAGAGCAGGCGCAAGGGATCGGCCAGATCAACCTGGGGTTGGGACAGATCGATCAGGTGACTCAGCAAAATACGGCGACAGCGGAAGAAAGCGCCTCGGCTTCCGAAGAGCTCTCCGCACAGGCACAACAGCTCAAACAGATGTTGTCCCGTTTCACCCTGCGCACGGAGAAAACGCCGCGTGCCGGTCAGGCGGGGGATGGCATATTGAAGATCGGTATGGATTAA